From the Purpureocillium takamizusanense chromosome 6, complete sequence genome, one window contains:
- the SWE1 gene encoding Non-specific serine/threonine protein kinase (EggNog:ENOG503NUW3~COG:D~BUSCO:EOG09260W9L) has translation MSFSNGVGGTLALPSPTHAHHMDVTPGIRSLRRSISRSPSKFLSRASSQSSESSQQDSPQSPCRRFGPTPHRPHLAPSHPQTAPPAVTSAHASTSHQSSFTPQRTNVRLSLRSAKSAKTSSPSRPLARARVSPRSPLKRALSAAPDAANVSYTPSPSPPSTASPGQENTGATFGTVTRKSSDRPARHSVHIDVTGIASQYSFLKALDSNNESYMVTTTGALKRSDATMNLDHPHQGSPVAKRRSLHGISSFAQTDDFNIFGTNTSTSHNFDIHEDSQPEYELAGAIEGGGDEDETTPSRDTLFSPSPASNVPKRSSSLRKSTLQQRYGDKGSWGRRTGERQLAQMSAEAATPVRNRPRLSTEHFLPPQLSRDSPFGPGAPLPNASMHAFDAKGHQPHPLSKSLTTSSSGNSLTEETSGDAPAVQVVEKPKPHPFSRSLPLNATRPVARPMYDQSRSVATPSQSSQLWFGAFNSTGLISKVNRNPEDDEKKFAPPDTPCKKQSNPFATFPPLSGSAIKRKGNNRNSFAGIPSTPFNRPSSRGTDTFGQPGKGLSIFQRGSAAKGSRRGSLLSLEGEDRMLFDESNELSSALDADIPPTPTKNTLASSLSNLSEQSLESPSASRTFTLPLSAAKPAPSRESTCKSNLDVVSESTAGDDEASIVCTSRPPTIDREPSPTPCLAPRPSFSRSRVHRGIMAPSPLAPQTSLLSVPRSESTFTKLASVDPASPVDGRRTPQTPQESLLPLDTSRLSISQASDNHRESSMPPPVTPTAGRDFRSSTSSIFVTPINGRTGSVDVDASLYSRFDKVEQVGRGEFSTVYRVTKLEHANVFSAGSFTPSRSPAKGQVFAVKKSKQAYHGHKDRQIKLREVFALQALTHAEHVVQYVDSWEHNFHLYIQTEFCEEGTLDKFLATVGCGGRLDDFRIFKILQDLCLGLKEIHDIGYMHLDMKPANILITFEGALKIGDFGLAQPSTSPTEEVDVEGDREYMAPEMLRGKAGKPADIFSLGLMTLEMATNCSLPENGPTWVALRSGDLSEVPSLTWNPSIEVQRDATGNPTGNSDDLLDEGSHSANNLFGSLKRSELRQPPDFMVESFHPSSLDSIVKWMTAEDPAERPTISQVLELEGLRWVSEHRNAPATVYEGNWGPAEMMPVAIASLDCDTEMTDV, from the exons ATGTCTTTCTCTAACGGTGTTGGAGGCACGCTTGCACTGCCATCGCCTACGCATGCCCATCACATGGACGTGACGCCAGGCATCCGCAGTTTGCGACGCTCCATCTCGAGATCACCCTCCAAGTTCTTGTCTCGCGCAAGTTCACAGAGCTCCGAAAGCTCCCAGCAAGATTCACCACAGTCGCCCTGTCGACGCTTTGGCCCAACACCACATCGACCGCATCTGGCCCCTTCGCACCCGCAGACGGCTCCTCCGGCCGTGACTTCGGCACACGCGTCTACGTCGCACCAGTCTTCCTTCACGCCGCAGCGCACAAACGTCAGGTTGTCACTTCGCTCAGCCAAATCTGCAAAGACATCTTCGCCCTCACGACCGCTCGCCAGAGCACGCGTCTCGCCCAGGAGTCCTCTGAAACGAgccttgagcgccgcgccggacgCAGCAAACGTGTCGTACACGCCATCGCCTTCTcccccgtcgacggcttcACCCGGCCAGGAAAATACCGGAGCCACCTTTGGCACAGTAACGCGTAAGAGTTCGGACAGGCCCGCGCGCCATAGCGTCCACATTGACGTTACTGGAATCGCGTCGCAGTACTCGTTCCTGAAAGCCCTGGACTCCAACAACGAATCGTACATGGtaacgacgacgggcgcacTGAAGCGCAGTGATGCGACCATGAACCTGGACCACCCCCATCAGGGCAGCCCTGTTGCCAAGAGACGAAGCTTGCATGGGATTTCAAGCTTCGCTCAAACTGATGACTTCAACATCTTTGGCACCAACACAAGCACATCCCACAACTTCGATATCCACGAAGACTCTCAACCTGAATACGAGCTGGCCGGAGCTATCgaaggtggcggcgacgaggacgaaacCACTCCCTCTCGTGATACCTTGTTCTCCCCTTCGCCCGCTTCCAACGTGCCGAAGCGGTCCTCATCCCTGCGAAAATCTACATTGCAACAGCGATATGGCGACAAAGGCTCCTGGGGAAGGAGGACGGGCGAGCGCCAACTTGCACAAATGAGTGCTGAGGCGGCCACACCAGTTCGCAATAGACCCCGTCTTTCGACGGAGCATTTCCTGCCGCCGCAACTTTCCCGCGACAGCCCTTTCGGCCCGGGCGCTCCGCTGCCTAACGCATCGATGCATGCTTTTGATGCCAAGGGTCATCAGCCTCACCCTCTCTCCAAGTCTCTCACGACTTCAAGCTCCGGCAACAGCCTGACCGAGGAGACATCCGGCGACGCACCTGCCGTTCAGGTTGTGGAAAAGCCCAAGCCGCATCCATTTTCTCGTTCGTTGCCGCTCAACGCAACGCGACCAGTGGCCCGCCCGATGTACGACCAGTCCAGGTCTGTCGCAACCCCAAGCCAATCCAGTCAGCTTTGGTTCGGCGCCTTCAACTCGACAGGACTCATCTCCAAGGTGAACCGCAACCCGGAAGATGACGAGAAGAAGTTTGCGCCGCCAGACACACCTTGCAAGAAGCAGTCGAATCCGTTTGCGACCTTTCCCCCGCTTTCAGGAAGTGCTATCAAAAGAAAAGGGAACAACCGGAATTCTTTTGCGGGCATCCCTTCTACACCTTTCAACAGGCCATCTAGCCGGGGGACGGACACCTTTGGCCAACCCGGAAAAGGTCTTTCCATCTTCCAGCGCGGTTCAGCGGCGAAGGGATCTCGTCGTGGTAGCCTTCTAAGCCTGGAAGGCGAGGATCGAATGCTCTTTGACGAGTCCAATGAGCTATCTAGCGCGCTCGATGCGGATATACCGCCTACGCCCACCAAGAACACGCTTGCTTCCAGCTTGAGCAATCTGAGCGAACAGTCACTCGAGAGCCCGAGCGCGAGCCGGACGTTTACCCTCCCCCTTTCGGCCGCGAAGCCTGCTCCTTCGCGAGAGTCAACGTGTAAGTCGAATCTCGACGTTGTCAGCGAGTCGAcggccggggacgacgaggcatcCATCGTGTGCACTAGTCGGCCACCGACCATCGATCGCGAACCGTCCCCCACCCCCTGcttggcgccgcggccgtcatTCAGCCGCTCGAGAGTCCACAGGGGCATCAtggcgccgtctccgctCGCCCCTCAGACCTCACTACTATCCGTACCCCGATCGGAGAGTACATTCACTAAGCTTGCATCTGTTGATCCAGCGAGTCCTGTtgacgggcggcggacgccTCAGACTCCTCAGGAGAGCCTGCTGCCTCTTGATACAAGTCGGTTGTCTATATCCCAGGCGTCCGACAACCACCGAGAAAGCAGCATGCCGCCTCCTGTTACGCCCACAGCGGGCCGTGACTTCAGATCATCTACTAGCAGCATCTTTGTGACGCCAATTAACGGCCGCACGGGCAgcgtcgatgtcgatgcGAGCCTGTACTCAAGGTTTGACAAAGTTGAGCAagttggccgcggcgagtTCTCCACGGTCTATCGCGTGACCAAGCTGGAGCACGCCAACGTCTTCTCGGCAGGCAGCTTCACGCCCAGCCGCAGTCCAGCAAAAGGGCAGGTGTTTGCTGTCAAAAAGAGCAAGCAAGCCTATCATGGCCACAAGGACCGACAGATCAAGCTGCGGGAGGTCTTCGCCCTACAGGCGCTTACGCATGCCGAGCATGTGGTTCAATATGTCGACAGCTGGGAACACAATTTCCATTTGTATATACAGACGGAGTTCTGCGAAGAAGGCACACTGGACAAGTTTTTGGCCACTGTGGGATGCGGCGGGCGTTTGGATGACTTCCGCATCTTTAAGATCTTGCAGGACCTGTGCTTG GGATTGAAAGAAATCCACGACATCGGCTACATGCATCTGGACATGAAGCCGGCGAATATTCTCATCACTTTTGAGGGGGCCCTGAAGATTGGGGATTTTGGCCTTGCTCAGCCTAGCACTTCACCGACAGAAGAGGTCGATGTGGAAGGTGATCGCGAGTACATGGCCCCGGAGATGctgcgaggcaaggcaggcaaacCCGCCGACATCTTTTCCCTGGGGCTCATGACCCTGGAAATGGCGACCAACTGCTCCCTGCCGGAGAATGGCCCTACTTGGGTAGCTCTAAGGTCGGGCGACCTCTCCGAGGTTCCAAGCCTTACGTGGAACCCATCGATCGAGGTGCAGCGTGACGCAACCGGCAACCCAACGGGCAACAGCGACGATTTGCTGGACGAGGGTTCCCACAGCGCCAACAACCTCTTTGGATCACTTAAGCGGTCGGAGCTGCGACAGCCCCCGGATTTCATGGTGGAGTCTTTCCACCCGAGTTCCCTCGACTCGATTGTGAAGTGGATGACAGCAGAAGACCCGGCGGAGCGACCCACCATCAGCCAGGTACTTGAGCTGGAGGGCCTGCGCTGGGTATCGGAGCATCGAAATGCTCCAGCCACAGTCTACGAAGGCAACTGGGGCCCGGCGGAGATGATGCCTGTGGCGATTGCCTCTCTGGATTGCGACACGGAAATGACGGATGTTTAG
- a CDS encoding uncharacterized protein (COG:E~EggNog:ENOG503NXYA), with protein MTVSSLQDGQAELPTPRSTHSYWHRDPSKKLLGHRTTAHLPPTADVVVIGSGITGAFAARELVAGGRGVLMLEAREACWGATGRNGGHCQPMVWKTSAAVARFELATFNLIDELVAKFDIPCDWKVVGGMHAIFEQDALDAAKTQIRRLQKHEDLRDKAVLILDKEELAAQRIPEALGAVYQPKAAKCWPYKLVAWLLERLLEENPSSPSAFNLQTSTPVEHLQRSGSSWIVHTRRGQVCAREVLLASNAYTSYLLPKMTGLIVPVRGQVSALEPPPGTAQLAHSYVWLQDSDVYLVHRGPEDTQVRDGEQAGPHPARARRVVDRSLVVGGHRLAAPGREEGLSRDDTVNPILSQALRKSLAHTVKLLPEDQDDPEKLRAAYEWTGIMGYSRDHMPWVGRVPASLTSSSSSSGVVGTDDVEKGLWISAGYTGHGMPVAARCGVAVAEMILGKEGGVQVPRGWMASARRAERARGLELPKTRADMLDMLLVE; from the exons ATGACGGTGTCATCGCTACAGgacggccaggccgagctgccgacgccgcgcagcacgcACTCGTACTGGCACCGCGACCCGTCCAAGAAGCTGCTGGGCCATCGAACCACGGCGCATctgccgcccacggccgacgtggtcgtcatcggcagcggcatcacgggcgcctttgccgcgcgggagctggtcgcgggcgggcggggcgtGCTGATGCTCGAGGCCCGGGAGGCGTGCTGGGGCGCGACGGGGCGT AATGGCGGCCATTGCCAGCCCATGGTATGGAAGACGTCCGCCGCGGTCGCTCGCTTCGAGCTGGCCACGTTCaacctcatcgacgagctcgtcgccaagTTTGACATCCCGTGCGACTGGAAAGTCGTCGGCGGGATGCACGCCATCTTCGAGCAGGACGctctcgacgcggccaagacgcAGATCAGGCGCCTGCAGAAGCACGAGGACCTCCGCGACAAGGCGGTCCTGATCCTcgacaaggaggagctggcggcACAGCGCATCCCcgaggccctgggcgccGTGTACCagcccaaggcggccaagtgCTGGCCGTACAAGCTGGTTGCCTGGCTCCTGGAGCGGCTCCTGGAGGAGaacccgtcgtcgccgtctgcgttCAACCTGCAGACGAGCACCCCGGTCGAGCATCTCCAGAGGAGCGGCTCCTCGTGGATCGTGCACACGCGGAGGGGCCAGGTCTGCGCCAGGGAGGTCCTCCTCGCGAGCAATGCGTACACGTCGTACCTGCTGCCCAAGATGACGGGCCTCATTGTCCCCGTGCGCGGGCAGGTCTCCGccctggagccgccgccggggaccgcgcagctggcgcaCAGCTACGTCTGGCTCCAGGATTCGGACGTGTACCTGGTCCATCGAGGGCCCGAGGACACGCAGGTGAgggacggcgagcaggctgGCCCCCAccctgcccgcgcccgtcgggTGGTGGACCGGTCGCTCGTGGTCGGTGGGCACCGACTCGCTGCGCCGGGCCGGGAAGAAGGCCTCTCGCGAGACGACACGGTCAACCCGATTCTCAGCCAGGCGCTGAGAAAATCACTGGCGCACACGGTGAAGCTGTTGCCAGAGGACCAGGATGACCCGGAGAAGCTGCGTGCGGCGTACGAATGGACGGGCATCATGGGGTACTCTCGCGACCACATGCCCTGGGTAGGGCGTGTGCCGGCGTCgctcaccagcagcagcagcagcagtggtgtcgtcggcaccgacgacgtAGAAAAGGGGCTTTGGATCAGCGCGGGCTACACGGGCCACGGCATGCCAgtcgcggcgcggtgcggcgtcgccgtcgcggagaTGATCCTCGGCAaagagggcggcgtgcaggTCCCACGGGGCTGGATGGCCagcgcgaggagggcggagagggcgaggggctTGGAGCTGCCCAAGACTAGGGCCGACATGCTCGACATGCTGCTCGTCGAGTGA
- a CDS encoding uncharacterized protein (COG:E~EggNog:ENOG503NXYA) produces the protein MVWKTSAAVARFELATFNLIDELVAKFDIPCDWKVVGGMHAIFEQDALDAAKTQIRRLQKHEDLRDKAVLILDKEELAAQRIPEALGAVYQPKAAKCWPYKLVAWLLERLLEENPSSPSAFNLQTSTPVEHLQRSGSSWIVHTRRGQVCAREVLLASNAYTSYLLPKMTGLIVPVRGQVSALEPPPGTAQLAHSYVWLQDSDVYLVHRGPEDTQVRDGEQAGPHPARARRVVDRSLVVGGHRLAAPGREEGLSRDDTVNPILSQALRKSLAHTVKLLPEDQDDPEKLRAAYEWTGIMGYSRDHMPWVGRVPASLTSSSSSSGVVGTDDVEKGLWISAGYTGHGMPVAARCGVAVAEMILGKEGGVQVPRGWMASARRAERARGLELPKTRADMLDMLLVE, from the coding sequence ATGGTATGGAAGACGTCCGCCGCGGTCGCTCGCTTCGAGCTGGCCACGTTCaacctcatcgacgagctcgtcgccaagTTTGACATCCCGTGCGACTGGAAAGTCGTCGGCGGGATGCACGCCATCTTCGAGCAGGACGctctcgacgcggccaagacgcAGATCAGGCGCCTGCAGAAGCACGAGGACCTCCGCGACAAGGCGGTCCTGATCCTcgacaaggaggagctggcggcACAGCGCATCCCcgaggccctgggcgccGTGTACCagcccaaggcggccaagtgCTGGCCGTACAAGCTGGTTGCCTGGCTCCTGGAGCGGCTCCTGGAGGAGaacccgtcgtcgccgtctgcgttCAACCTGCAGACGAGCACCCCGGTCGAGCATCTCCAGAGGAGCGGCTCCTCGTGGATCGTGCACACGCGGAGGGGCCAGGTCTGCGCCAGGGAGGTCCTCCTCGCGAGCAATGCGTACACGTCGTACCTGCTGCCCAAGATGACGGGCCTCATTGTCCCCGTGCGCGGGCAGGTCTCCGccctggagccgccgccggggaccgcgcagctggcgcaCAGCTACGTCTGGCTCCAGGATTCGGACGTGTACCTGGTCCATCGAGGGCCCGAGGACACGCAGGTGAgggacggcgagcaggctgGCCCCCAccctgcccgcgcccgtcgggTGGTGGACCGGTCGCTCGTGGTCGGTGGGCACCGACTCGCTGCGCCGGGCCGGGAAGAAGGCCTCTCGCGAGACGACACGGTCAACCCGATTCTCAGCCAGGCGCTGAGAAAATCACTGGCGCACACGGTGAAGCTGTTGCCAGAGGACCAGGATGACCCGGAGAAGCTGCGTGCGGCGTACGAATGGACGGGCATCATGGGGTACTCTCGCGACCACATGCCCTGGGTAGGGCGTGTGCCGGCGTCgctcaccagcagcagcagcagcagtggtgtcgtcggcaccgacgacgtAGAAAAGGGGCTTTGGATCAGCGCGGGCTACACGGGCCACGGCATGCCAgtcgcggcgcggtgcggcgtcgccgtcgcggagaTGATCCTCGGCAaagagggcggcgtgcaggTCCCACGGGGCTGGATGGCCagcgcgaggagggcggagagggcgaggggctTGGAGCTGCCCAAGACTAGGGCCGACATGCTCGACATGCTGCTCGTCGAGTGA